A window of Blattabacterium cuenoti contains these coding sequences:
- the guaA gene encoding glutamine-hydrolyzing GMP synthase encodes MKKDFILILDFGSQYTHLIARKIREIGVNATIYPYHTSILYIQSIMPNGIILSGGPFSVYEKNPPLISRSIFQLNIPILGICYGMQLLVFLFGGKILPSKHKEYGKTKFFINNEVNNNLLFHEIPKQSIVWMSHYDEIKQITNNLKIIGYTTSSSISACCNLDQHIYALQFHPEVTHTEFGQVMIKNFVFKICKCIPQLKYNNFFKQFIQKTINQIKTTTKKKNVLLGLSGGIDSYVTAYLLHKSIGSHLYCIFVDTGLLIESETKQIILSCKKINLYIKIIDAKQRFVSILNGVIDPEEKRKLIGQEFINIFQAEAKKIKNIGFIAQGTIYSDMIESSIDPQLTKNMNHVMIKSHHNVGGIPKDVNIKLLEPLKMLFKDEVKQIGEELGISKEILYKHPFPGPGFSIRIIGKVNKKKIDILKKAETILIHELKKANLYQHVDQAFIILLPIKSVGVMGDKRTYEYTAVLRAINTKDFMTSTFAYLPYEFLENISNRIVNEVEGINRIVYDITSKPPSTIEWE; translated from the coding sequence ATGAAAAAAGATTTTATATTAATACTAGATTTTGGCTCTCAATATACTCATCTCATAGCGAGAAAAATAAGAGAAATTGGAGTTAATGCAACAATATATCCATATCATACTTCTATATTATATATTCAATCCATAATGCCAAATGGTATAATTTTATCAGGAGGACCATTTTCTGTTTATGAAAAGAATCCACCATTAATATCACGATCAATTTTTCAATTAAATATTCCTATACTTGGAATTTGTTATGGAATGCAATTGCTTGTATTTCTGTTTGGAGGAAAAATTCTTCCATCCAAACATAAAGAATATGGAAAAACCAAGTTTTTCATAAATAATGAAGTAAATAATAATTTATTATTTCATGAAATTCCAAAACAATCTATTGTTTGGATGAGCCATTATGATGAAATTAAACAAATTACAAACAACTTGAAAATCATTGGATACACCACTTCTTCTTCTATTTCAGCATGTTGTAATTTAGACCAACATATTTATGCATTACAATTTCATCCAGAAGTAACTCACACTGAGTTCGGACAAGTAATGATTAAAAATTTTGTTTTCAAAATATGTAAATGTATACCACAATTAAAATATAATAATTTTTTTAAACAGTTTATACAAAAAACTATAAACCAAATAAAAACAACAACAAAAAAGAAAAATGTATTATTAGGATTATCAGGTGGTATAGATTCATATGTTACTGCATATTTACTACATAAATCGATTGGTTCTCATTTATACTGTATTTTTGTAGATACTGGATTATTGATAGAATCTGAAACAAAACAAATAATTTTATCATGCAAAAAAATAAATCTTTATATAAAAATTATAGATGCAAAACAACGTTTTGTATCTATTTTAAATGGAGTAATTGATCCAGAAGAAAAAAGAAAATTAATAGGACAAGAATTTATTAATATTTTTCAGGCAGAAGCAAAAAAAATTAAAAATATAGGATTTATAGCACAAGGAACTATTTATTCAGATATGATTGAATCATCTATAGATCCCCAATTAACAAAAAATATGAATCATGTAATGATAAAATCTCATCATAATGTTGGTGGAATTCCAAAGGATGTCAATATTAAACTTCTTGAACCATTAAAAATGTTATTTAAAGATGAAGTAAAACAAATAGGTGAAGAACTAGGAATTTCGAAAGAAATTTTATATAAACATCCATTTCCTGGCCCTGGATTCAGCATTCGGATTATTGGAAAAGTAAATAAAAAAAAAATTGATATTCTTAAAAAGGCAGAAACGATTCTTATACATGAATTAAAAAAAGCTAATCTTTATCAACATGTAGATCAAGCATTTATAATTTTATTACCAATCAAATCTGTAGGAGTTATGGGAGACAAAAGAACATATGAATATACTGCAGTATTACGTGCAATTAATACAAAAGATTTTATGACATCAACTTTTGCTTATCTGCCTTATGAATTTTTAGAAAATATATCAAATAGAATTGTTAATGAAGTAGAAGGAATTAATCGTATAGTATATGATATTACTTCCAAACCTCCATCTACTATTGAATGGGAATAG
- the accD gene encoding acetyl-CoA carboxylase, carboxyltransferase subunit beta yields the protein MAWFLRKKRNIITPTKNRKELPKGLWYRTPSGKIIDTEELKKNAYVSPEDGYHVRIRSQEYFEILFENGKFLEINVNIISKDPMKWIDRKTYEERIIDARKKTKLYDAIRTGIGKIKGLDLVISCMDFSFIGGSMGSVVGEKISRAIKYCIENKYPYVLISKSGGARIMESSFSLMQMAKTIARLTQLRDSRIPYISVLTDPTTGGVTASYALLGDINIAEPGALIGFAGPRVIRETIGHDLPKGFQTAEFLLEHGFIDLISSRTELKNNLYKLISMMI from the coding sequence ATGGCATGGTTTCTAAGAAAAAAAAGAAATATTATTACACCCACAAAAAATAGAAAAGAATTACCAAAAGGTCTTTGGTACAGGACACCAAGTGGAAAAATTATAGATACAGAAGAACTTAAAAAGAATGCTTATGTTAGTCCAGAAGATGGATATCATGTAAGAATTCGTAGTCAAGAATATTTTGAAATTCTTTTTGAAAATGGAAAATTTTTAGAAATAAATGTTAATATAATTAGTAAAGATCCTATGAAATGGATAGATAGAAAAACATATGAAGAGAGGATAATAGATGCTAGAAAAAAAACCAAATTATATGATGCTATTAGAACAGGAATTGGAAAAATAAAAGGATTAGATTTGGTAATTTCTTGTATGGATTTTTCTTTTATAGGAGGATCAATGGGTTCTGTAGTAGGAGAAAAAATATCTAGAGCAATTAAATATTGTATTGAAAATAAATATCCATATGTATTGATTTCTAAATCTGGAGGTGCTAGAATTATGGAATCATCTTTTTCTTTGATGCAGATGGCGAAAACAATTGCTAGATTAACTCAATTAAGAGATTCACGAATACCTTATATTTCTGTTCTGACTGATCCGACTACGGGTGGGGTGACTGCATCATATGCATTACTTGGAGATATAAATATTGCAGAACCTGGTGCATTAATTGGTTTTGCAGGACCACGAGTTATTAGAGAAACTATTGGGCATGATCTACCTAAAGGGTTTCAAACTGCTGAATTTTTATTAGAACATGGATTTATAGATTTAATTTCTTCTAGAACTGAATTGAAAAATAATCTGTATAAATTAATTTCTATGATGATATAA
- the fbaA gene encoding class II fructose-bisphosphate aldolase, with amino-acid sequence MSEKFPYGVATGNLVKELFDYARENNFAIPAVNVIGTNTMNAVMETASNLHAPVIIQLSNGGARFNAGQGLNNHNQLAAIRGSVTSALHIHELSQHYKSIVILHTDHCSKNDLPWIEGLLNENKKYYKRFGKTLFSSHMLDLSQESLENNIKLCEKYFEIMNKMKMTIEIELGITGGEEDGVDNSNIENEKLYTHPKDVSFAYEQMTKISHNFIVAASFGNVHGVYKPGNVILRPILLKNSQEYIQKKFHTKKNPVLFVFHGGSGSSKQDIKNAINYGVIKMNIDTDLQYAFTCGVRDYINKNNKYIQKQIGNPKGDNIPNKKYYDPRVWLREGELYFSMFLKKYFKLLNNINTLS; translated from the coding sequence ATGTCTGAAAAATTTCCTTATGGAGTAGCTACCGGCAATTTAGTTAAAGAACTATTTGATTACGCTAGAGAAAATAATTTTGCTATACCTGCAGTTAATGTTATTGGTACTAATACAATGAATGCTGTGATGGAAACAGCATCAAACTTGCATGCGCCAGTAATTATTCAATTATCTAATGGCGGAGCACGTTTTAATGCTGGACAAGGACTGAATAATCATAATCAATTAGCAGCTATTAGAGGATCAGTAACCAGCGCGCTTCATATTCATGAATTATCTCAGCATTATAAATCTATAGTTATTCTTCATACTGATCATTGTTCAAAAAATGATCTTCCATGGATAGAAGGATTACTAAATGAAAATAAAAAATATTATAAACGTTTTGGAAAAACATTATTTAGTTCACATATGTTAGATCTTTCTCAAGAATCTCTAGAAAATAACATTAAATTGTGTGAAAAATATTTTGAAATAATGAATAAAATGAAAATGACTATTGAAATAGAACTGGGTATTACAGGTGGAGAAGAAGATGGTGTTGACAATTCAAATATAGAAAATGAAAAATTATATACTCATCCAAAAGATGTTTCATTTGCATATGAACAAATGACAAAAATTAGTCATAACTTTATTGTAGCTGCTTCTTTTGGAAATGTTCATGGTGTATATAAACCTGGAAATGTGATATTACGTCCAATATTATTGAAAAATTCACAGGAATATATACAAAAAAAATTTCATACAAAAAAAAATCCTGTTTTGTTTGTATTTCATGGAGGTTCAGGATCTTCTAAACAAGATATTAAAAATGCTATTAATTATGGAGTCATTAAAATGAATATAGATACAGATTTACAATATGCTTTTACTTGTGGAGTACGTGATTATATAAATAAAAATAATAAATATATTCAAAAACAAATAGGTAATCCAAAAGGAGATAATATTCCAAATAAAAAATATTATGATCCAAGAGTTTGGCTTAGAGAAGGAGAACTGTATTTTAGCATGTTTTTAAAAAAATATTTCAAATTATTGAATAATATTAACACTTTATCATAA
- the purH gene encoding bifunctional phosphoribosylaminoimidazolecarboxamide formyltransferase/IMP cyclohydrolase, whose translation MKGALISVYKKNEQILNFVEFLKDNGYQIMATEGTYHYLKKHGIHKVQSVSHLFDSNEKILDGRIKTLHPNIYIGILANRSINKHMDFMKMKSITPIDIVIVNFYPFFEKQKTYSLQSLIEFIDIGGPSLLRAAAKNFFYVTPIADTDDYILVKQEIEKHGNISFSLRKTLSAKAFNITSYYDLCISKFFMVNQQEDFPMYFNKIYKKEMDLRYGENPHQKAAYYIRPTHIGTGSMQNFNQLHGKLLSLNNLKDMDVAWKIVSEFNQPTCCIVKHSTPCGVAIGQDILDAFQKTYESDKISSFGGIMAFNMPIIHKELAININNIFLEIILSTGYSQEALDILKTKKNIRIIRINNKITDTKIEFFQIDGGILVQQYNNCDNNTYRIVTKKQFSNEEISSLLFANKIVKFVKSNAIVLSQGTQTLGISGGQTNRIWAARQAIQRALEKKIENMVLVSDAFFPFRDIVDEIAMSGKISAILQPGGSIRDNESIIACDTYGIAMGFTGIRHFKH comes from the coding sequence ATGAAAGGTGCTTTAATTAGTGTTTATAAAAAAAATGAACAAATATTGAACTTTGTTGAGTTTCTCAAGGATAATGGATATCAAATAATGGCTACTGAAGGAACTTATCATTATTTAAAAAAACATGGTATACATAAAGTACAGTCTGTATCACATTTATTTGACTCCAATGAAAAAATATTAGATGGAAGAATTAAAACTCTTCATCCAAACATTTATATAGGAATATTAGCAAATCGTTCTATTAATAAACATATGGATTTTATGAAAATGAAATCTATAACACCTATTGATATAGTTATAGTCAATTTTTATCCATTTTTTGAAAAACAAAAAACATATTCTCTTCAATCATTAATTGAATTTATTGACATAGGTGGCCCATCTTTATTAAGAGCTGCAGCAAAAAATTTTTTTTATGTAACTCCTATTGCAGATACTGATGATTATATATTAGTAAAACAAGAAATAGAAAAGCATGGTAATATATCTTTTAGTTTGAGAAAAACATTATCAGCAAAAGCATTTAATATTACTTCTTATTACGATTTATGTATTTCAAAATTTTTCATGGTAAATCAACAAGAAGATTTTCCTATGTATTTTAATAAAATTTATAAAAAAGAAATGGATCTCAGATATGGAGAAAATCCGCATCAAAAAGCTGCTTATTATATTAGGCCTACTCATATAGGTACAGGAAGTATGCAAAATTTTAATCAATTACATGGTAAATTATTGTCGTTAAATAACTTAAAAGATATGGATGTTGCATGGAAAATTGTATCAGAATTTAATCAACCTACCTGTTGTATAGTTAAACATTCTACTCCTTGTGGAGTAGCAATAGGACAAGATATTTTAGACGCTTTTCAAAAAACTTATGAATCGGATAAAATTTCTTCTTTTGGAGGCATTATGGCTTTCAACATGCCAATAATACATAAAGAATTAGCTATAAATATAAACAATATATTTTTAGAAATAATATTATCTACTGGTTATTCACAAGAAGCATTAGATATTTTAAAAACAAAAAAAAACATACGAATTATTCGTATAAATAATAAAATTACAGACACAAAAATAGAATTTTTTCAAATAGATGGAGGAATATTAGTTCAACAATATAATAATTGTGATAATAATACTTATAGAATTGTTACTAAAAAACAATTTTCTAATGAAGAAATTTCTTCTTTATTATTTGCAAACAAAATTGTAAAATTTGTGAAATCTAATGCAATTGTGTTATCTCAAGGAACTCAAACATTAGGTATTTCTGGTGGACAAACAAATCGTATTTGGGCGGCGCGTCAAGCCATTCAAAGAGCATTAGAAAAAAAAATAGAAAATATGGTACTTGTTTCTGATGCCTTTTTTCCATTTAGAGATATAGTAGATGAAATCGCTATGTCAGGAAAAATAAGTGCTATTCTTCAACCAGGAGGATCTATTAGAGATAATGAATCTATAATTGCCTGTGATACATATGGTATCGCAATGGGATTTACTGGAATTAGACATTTTAAACATTAA
- the purD gene encoding phosphoribosylamine--glycine ligase, which translates to MKILILGSGGREHAMGKKLLQDSPAIKLYFYPGNGGTNHIGINIKFDDIDNNNIIDNICSFVKINNIDLTVVGSETFLFYGIVNRFKHFGLPILGPNLYSFQLEGDRLFAKSFMNKYGIRTPKYHSFSSYIDAFNFIKTTTYPLVIKTNGIAEGKGVIIINNKIEAEQALHSIMIDKKFGKSGEKIIIEEKLIGKESSIISILNSKQIIPFLSAMDYKKIGEAETGHNTGGMGSISPNPYMTKDIWRDFQKHILAPTVEGLFAENLMFSGFIYFGLMITPSNKIYLLEYNTRMGDPETQSLLPIMNSNFLQILRDAMLKTNIRVFWKNLCSCCVVLSSKGYPNEYKTGHIIQGINLLKEPFFIAGAKQEYNKWITVGGRVLNLVGLGKSIYEARINTYNKVKQIVFKNCYFRKDIGLL; encoded by the coding sequence ATGAAAATTTTAATTCTTGGTAGTGGTGGACGTGAACATGCTATGGGTAAAAAATTATTGCAAGATTCACCAGCCATAAAACTTTATTTTTATCCTGGCAATGGGGGGACAAATCATATAGGCATAAATATTAAATTTGATGATATTGATAACAATAATATAATAGACAATATTTGTTCATTTGTAAAAATTAATAATATAGATCTTACGGTAGTAGGCTCAGAAACATTTTTATTTTATGGAATAGTAAATCGCTTTAAACATTTTGGATTACCAATATTAGGCCCAAATTTGTATTCTTTTCAATTAGAAGGAGATAGATTATTTGCCAAATCATTTATGAACAAATATGGAATTAGAACTCCTAAATATCATAGTTTTTCTTCATATATAGATGCTTTCAATTTTATCAAAACTACCACATACCCATTAGTTATAAAAACTAATGGAATTGCTGAAGGAAAAGGAGTAATTATTATTAATAATAAAATAGAAGCTGAACAAGCATTACATTCTATAATGATAGATAAAAAATTTGGAAAATCAGGAGAAAAAATTATAATAGAAGAAAAATTAATAGGTAAGGAATCGTCAATTATTTCTATTTTGAACAGTAAACAAATAATTCCTTTTTTATCTGCTATGGATTATAAAAAAATAGGTGAAGCAGAAACAGGACATAATACTGGTGGAATGGGATCTATTTCACCTAATCCATATATGACAAAAGATATTTGGAGAGATTTTCAAAAACATATATTAGCACCAACTGTAGAAGGACTGTTTGCAGAAAATTTGATGTTTTCTGGGTTTATTTATTTTGGATTAATGATTACTCCATCGAATAAAATTTATTTATTGGAATATAACACTAGGATGGGAGATCCTGAAACTCAATCTTTATTACCAATTATGAATAGTAATTTTTTACAAATTTTACGAGATGCTATGTTAAAAACCAATATAAGAGTTTTTTGGAAAAACTTATGTTCTTGTTGTGTTGTTTTATCTTCAAAAGGATATCCAAATGAATATAAAACTGGACACATTATACAGGGAATTAATTTATTAAAAGAACCATTTTTTATTGCTGGTGCTAAACAAGAATATAATAAATGGATAACAGTTGGTGGAAGAGTTTTAAATTTAGTCGGATTAGGAAAATCAATATATGAAGCTAGAATAAATACCTATAATAAAGTAAAACAAATTGTTTTTAAAAATTGTTATTTTAGAAAAGACATTGGATTATTATAA